The following coding sequences lie in one Niabella agricola genomic window:
- a CDS encoding POTRA domain-containing protein — translation MKILTLKNSFLILILILSGCYTTIFAQTDTLPPGSKEVNKASPVTQNDPGIDSLPHSLEKKFIIRNIIFDGNRKTRDTILLRELPFKRGDSILLKNIPELFELAKTRILNLDLFQKGNVSVLLFDPPYIDIRVEVIEKWYLLPLPYFKPVDRNLNQWLFEKGASTARIDYGIKLLWDNVTGNNDKLRFYFITGYTRQLSFGYQRPYIDKRQKWGINVQVDVGKNHEVQYNTVHDKQQFIKDSGFLRNFFDSKLEFSYRKRIYTTHYFGLGMHSLRLGDTVFRLNPNIIKRSGEQLKYGEIYYRMRYQNVDYTPYPTQGHAAEIFLSKQGFNNAINVWQLNVKSIGYWRLGKLSYYSIGASGTIKVPFKQPYYNQQLLGYGDMFLRGYEYYVIDGVAGGFVNASLATRLTNFSFSLPFKRVFPEPVPLKIYSKIFGNAGYVYNPHPGPTNKMPNRLLLGGGIGFDIFTVNNFTLKVEFSYNHLGENGIYLQKKDIY, via the coding sequence GTGAAAATTTTGACCCTGAAAAATAGCTTCCTTATTCTTATCCTTATTTTATCGGGGTGTTACACAACTATATTTGCGCAGACCGATACCCTTCCTCCAGGCAGCAAAGAGGTAAACAAGGCTTCGCCCGTTACACAAAATGATCCGGGTATTGATAGTCTGCCGCACTCTCTGGAAAAGAAATTCATCATCCGGAATATTATTTTTGACGGGAACAGGAAAACCCGGGATACCATTTTACTGCGTGAGCTGCCTTTTAAGAGGGGAGACTCTATTTTACTAAAAAATATACCGGAGCTGTTTGAGCTGGCAAAAACACGGATCCTGAACCTTGACCTGTTTCAAAAAGGGAATGTATCAGTGTTGTTGTTTGATCCCCCCTATATCGATATCCGGGTGGAAGTGATTGAAAAATGGTACCTGCTGCCCCTGCCGTATTTTAAACCTGTAGACCGGAACCTGAATCAATGGCTGTTTGAGAAAGGAGCCAGTACGGCAAGGATCGATTATGGTATCAAACTGTTGTGGGATAATGTAACCGGTAATAATGATAAGCTGCGTTTTTATTTTATAACGGGTTATACCAGGCAGCTGAGCTTTGGTTACCAGCGACCGTATATTGATAAAAGACAAAAATGGGGCATCAATGTTCAGGTAGATGTAGGCAAAAATCATGAAGTGCAGTATAATACCGTCCACGATAAACAGCAGTTTATAAAAGACTCCGGGTTCTTAAGAAATTTTTTCGACAGCAAACTGGAATTCTCTTACCGGAAACGGATTTATACCACGCACTATTTTGGACTGGGCATGCATTCGCTCCGGCTGGGCGATACGGTATTCCGGTTAAACCCCAACATAATAAAACGCAGCGGTGAACAATTAAAATACGGAGAGATCTATTACCGGATGCGGTATCAGAATGTGGATTATACGCCCTATCCCACCCAGGGCCATGCGGCGGAGATCTTCTTATCGAAGCAGGGCTTCAACAATGCCATCAACGTTTGGCAACTCAATGTGAAAAGTATTGGATACTGGCGTTTGGGCAAGCTTTCCTATTACAGTATCGGTGCCAGCGGTACCATAAAAGTACCATTTAAACAACCTTATTATAACCAACAACTTTTGGGTTATGGTGATATGTTTTTGCGAGGCTACGAGTACTATGTAATCGATGGCGTGGCGGGTGGTTTTGTAAATGCTTCGCTGGCCACGAGGCTAACCAATTTTAGCTTTTCGCTTCCCTTTAAACGGGTATTCCCGGAACCGGTTCCGTTGAAAATTTACAGCAAGATATTTGGAAATGCAGGTTATGTGTACAACCCGCATCCGGGTCCAACCAACAAAATGCCTAACCGCCTGCTGTTGGGTGGCGGTATCGGATTTGATATTTTTACCGTTAATAACTTCACATTGAAAGTAGAGTTCTCCTACAACCATTTAGGCGAAAACGGTATATATTTACAGAAGAAGGATATTTATTAA
- a CDS encoding CBS domain-containing protein — MLVKDLSFEALPQLKLSDRVYQVLNLMQEHHVMDLAVTNEGKLAGLVNETTLLDVDDELSISEIPQPLHSYSVKEDEHFLKAFALANTYHLSVVPVVDKENNFIGAIEAGKLAGYVADFLQLQDPGALIVLEIDSSQYSFSEITKIVEANDAQITQLNTRPIRERNALEITIRINKLEVSDIVASFQRYDYLVKYYFGEELYTNELKENYENLMNYLNI; from the coding sequence ATGCTAGTTAAAGATTTATCATTTGAAGCATTGCCACAACTCAAGTTGTCGGACCGTGTTTATCAGGTATTAAACCTGATGCAGGAACATCATGTAATGGACCTGGCGGTAACAAACGAAGGCAAGCTGGCGGGGCTGGTAAACGAAACCACCTTGCTGGATGTGGACGATGAATTATCCATTAGCGAAATACCGCAACCACTGCATAGCTATTCCGTAAAGGAGGACGAACATTTTTTAAAAGCCTTTGCACTGGCCAATACCTATCATTTATCGGTGGTGCCGGTCGTGGATAAAGAAAATAATTTTATCGGTGCAATCGAAGCCGGAAAGCTGGCCGGCTATGTTGCAGACTTTTTGCAGTTACAGGATCCGGGCGCGTTGATTGTGCTGGAGATTGATTCGAGTCAATATTCCTTTTCGGAGATCACAAAAATTGTGGAGGCAAATGATGCGCAGATCACGCAATTGAATACCCGGCCCATCCGTGAGCGGAACGCTCTCGAAATCACCATTCGGATTAATAAACTGGAGGTATCAGACATTGTAGCTAGTTTTCAGCGGTATGATTATCTTGTTAAGTATTATTTTGGAGAAGAATTATACACTAATGAACTAAAAGAAAATTACGAAAACCTGATGAACTACCTGAATATTTAG